The following proteins are encoded in a genomic region of Phycisphaera sp.:
- a CDS encoding aminoglycoside phosphotransferase family protein — translation MADPQPNATALDSSDPLALGAMLAPAVKQAAGDNLGDIEWFRTSWQRGGAATGFSTWTLDDGQTVPCMVKVPVGPVERRWATALGECWKRGWTSPDCQTLSTPRVLASADQLGSYDLCWLVVERFEGGTVATSFDKHALEALIEAASDFQIRAHRQFDPHGTAFDPDWAHAHEQARQMAHDGAVPDAQHWNNALKHARKLLPEALSMWKARPVNAWLHGDVHPANAMWRQASNNGHGHEGQKCALIDLGLVRPGHWAEDGLYLERQFWGRSERLYGLKPVSRIARARRDAGLPVEPDYARLLQSKRLIASAAAPANLDHEGDGIYLSGALAVLERSVRTLGG, via the coding sequence ATGGCCGATCCGCAGCCCAACGCGACGGCTCTGGACTCCAGCGATCCGCTGGCGCTCGGGGCCATGCTCGCCCCGGCCGTTAAGCAGGCGGCGGGGGACAACCTCGGTGACATCGAATGGTTCCGGACCAGTTGGCAGCGCGGCGGCGCCGCCACCGGTTTTTCGACGTGGACCCTTGACGACGGCCAGACCGTGCCGTGCATGGTCAAGGTGCCCGTCGGCCCGGTCGAGCGACGCTGGGCCACCGCCCTGGGCGAGTGCTGGAAGCGGGGCTGGACCTCTCCGGACTGCCAGACCCTCTCGACCCCACGCGTGCTGGCGTCGGCCGATCAGTTGGGCTCGTACGACTTGTGCTGGTTGGTCGTCGAGCGGTTCGAGGGCGGCACGGTGGCCACCAGCTTCGATAAGCACGCCCTGGAGGCTCTGATCGAGGCCGCCAGCGATTTCCAGATCCGGGCCCATCGGCAGTTCGACCCGCACGGCACGGCCTTCGACCCCGACTGGGCCCACGCCCACGAGCAGGCGCGACAGATGGCCCACGACGGGGCCGTCCCCGACGCCCAGCACTGGAACAACGCCCTCAAGCACGCCCGCAAGCTGCTGCCCGAGGCCCTCTCGATGTGGAAGGCGCGCCCGGTCAACGCCTGGCTGCACGGCGACGTGCATCCTGCCAACGCCATGTGGCGGCAGGCGTCGAACAACGGCCACGGCCACGAGGGCCAGAAGTGTGCCCTGATCGACCTGGGGCTGGTTCGCCCGGGCCACTGGGCCGAGGACGGCCTGTACCTCGAGCGGCAGTTCTGGGGCCGCAGCGAGCGGTTGTACGGGCTCAAGCCCGTCTCACGGATCGCCCGGGCCCGCCGGGACGCGGGCCTGCCGGTCGAGCCCGACTACGCCAGGCTGCTCCAGAGCAAGCGGCTGATCGCCTCGGCGGCGGCCCCAGCCAACCTCGATCACGAGGGCGACGGGATCTACCTAAGTGGTGCCCTGGCGGTGCTGGAGCGTTCCGTGAGGACTCTGGGGGGATAG
- a CDS encoding class I mannose-6-phosphate isomerase, whose amino-acid sequence MPPNAPIPLPFVLEPRLFEKVWGGRRLATLGKDLPDSANIGESWELADLDATSSSGAGGGGVSSIIARGAMEGKTIRDAVAMWGADLLGSVASLDGRFPLLVKYLDAREDLSVQVHPSQAYAASNADAHVKTECWYVAQADERARIFKGLAPGVTPEDIRTVAREGGDVPAMLHSAPSKVGDLHALPTGTIHALGAGTLVAEVQTPSDTTFRVYDWAKEYGRTGRELHLDEAVQCILEGPPPATTRLGPGDEAGRLCALDAFSIDEARPHGGDEIPLVFDGRCQVLMLVSGVGEVVVKGDDAANLPIHAGHTVVVPAACADRVSFVCDPAAPMGHTTLLRVGVGAAR is encoded by the coding sequence GTGCCGCCCAATGCACCAATACCGCTGCCCTTCGTACTCGAACCCAGGCTTTTTGAGAAGGTCTGGGGCGGTCGGCGTCTGGCCACGCTGGGCAAGGACCTGCCCGATAGTGCCAACATCGGCGAGAGCTGGGAATTGGCCGACCTCGACGCCACGAGCTCGTCGGGCGCGGGCGGCGGCGGGGTGTCGTCCATCATCGCGCGTGGCGCGATGGAGGGTAAGACCATCCGGGATGCCGTGGCCATGTGGGGTGCCGACCTGCTCGGTTCGGTGGCGTCGCTCGACGGCCGCTTCCCGCTGCTGGTCAAGTACCTCGACGCGCGAGAGGACTTGTCGGTGCAGGTGCATCCGAGCCAGGCGTACGCGGCATCGAACGCCGATGCGCACGTCAAGACCGAGTGCTGGTACGTGGCGCAGGCCGACGAGCGTGCGCGCATTTTCAAGGGCCTGGCTCCAGGCGTGACACCCGAAGACATCCGCACCGTCGCGCGAGAGGGCGGTGACGTGCCCGCCATGCTGCACAGCGCACCATCGAAGGTCGGCGACCTGCACGCGCTGCCGACCGGCACGATCCACGCGCTCGGCGCGGGCACGCTGGTGGCCGAGGTGCAGACGCCCAGCGACACGACCTTCCGTGTCTACGACTGGGCCAAGGAGTACGGCCGAACGGGGCGCGAGTTGCACCTCGACGAGGCGGTCCAGTGCATCCTCGAAGGGCCGCCGCCCGCCACGACCCGATTGGGGCCGGGTGATGAGGCCGGACGCCTGTGCGCGCTCGACGCGTTCTCGATCGACGAGGCCCGGCCGCACGGCGGCGACGAGATCCCGCTTGTCTTCGACGGCCGCTGCCAGGTGCTGATGCTCGTGAGCGGCGTGGGCGAGGTCGTGGTCAAGGGCGACGACGCCGCGAATTTGCCGATCCACGCGGGGCACACGGTGGTCGTGCCCGCCGCGTGCGCCGACCGCGTGTCGTTCGTGTGCGATCCGGCAGCGCCGATGGGGCACACCACGCTGCTACGCGTCGGTGTTGGTGCGGCGCGATAG